One segment of Variovorax sp. PAMC28562 DNA contains the following:
- a CDS encoding DUF3772 domain-containing protein translates to MISTKTWISHLPALLLAVVLCAAAHAQDNSASAAAAVPEPSVAELRAQLDRLPAALDSAKDVGARLTQINDIGQQGEAFVASHAGQLADINARLGELGNAPAAGATEDPDITRQRAALTKERNGLDADIRLARLLIIDSQQRGSDLLAQRRSLFEAQLTERAASPLGSDFWNDLHDAWPDDTARIGKLIEAVKGGIAVASQPPHRDAVVAVLLAALLIATLGNWAAEKGLARLAARILPVGRLRRSLLVIAIVTTNVLLVAIAGHWAFYMLDQRDLWPQQSRTAVRGVVQSLIFLAFVIGLGRALLSAGRPSWRLPPMSEAAAARLAPLPWFVAVVAALVWAPARINALVDASFAAVVATHVLTALGLTALTAIVLHRVKPLSAEADPDTGKPAERPMWVGLLLAAIAVLTVAIWVLVALGYVALASFLATQLTWAGIVAMAFYVLFKFVDDLFMAVVASKSSFGQRLQKAFDLQPQTLDQAAVVLSGLGRVALFFYMLVSLITPLGTSPAEVFQRSGTYGNGLKVGEFQLVPGAIVSAITALLIGFILLRVFKRWLENSYLPETSLEVGMRSSLTTLLGYVGTIVVIAFALSALGIGVNRIAWVASALSVGIGFGLQAIVQNFISGLILLAERPVKVGDWVVLGTAEGDVKRINVRATEIQLGDRSTLIVPNSEFITKTVRNMTLANAEGRVLIRLPMPLTTDAHRARDVMLSACSAHPGVLPTPEPSLMLDGIEGGFLIFQLIAYVQNPRLAGGVRSDLLFTILDELNKAQLPLAAYAAAPMPVAPPASASQPAEVPGPDPGPRPA, encoded by the coding sequence ATGATCAGCACCAAGACCTGGATCTCGCACCTGCCGGCGCTCCTGCTCGCCGTTGTGCTGTGCGCTGCGGCCCATGCGCAGGACAACAGCGCTTCCGCTGCGGCAGCCGTCCCCGAACCGAGCGTGGCCGAACTGCGAGCCCAGCTCGACCGGCTGCCCGCCGCGCTGGACAGCGCGAAAGACGTTGGCGCAAGGCTGACGCAGATCAACGACATCGGCCAACAGGGCGAGGCTTTCGTGGCATCGCATGCCGGCCAGCTCGCTGACATCAACGCGCGGCTGGGCGAGCTCGGCAACGCGCCGGCTGCGGGCGCGACCGAAGACCCCGACATCACGCGCCAACGTGCTGCGCTCACCAAGGAGCGCAACGGGCTCGACGCCGATATCCGGCTTGCGCGGCTGCTTATCATCGACTCGCAGCAGCGCGGCAGCGACTTGCTGGCGCAGCGTCGTTCGCTGTTCGAGGCGCAGCTCACCGAGCGCGCCGCCTCGCCGCTCGGAAGCGATTTCTGGAACGACCTGCACGATGCATGGCCCGACGACACGGCGCGCATCGGCAAACTGATCGAAGCGGTCAAAGGTGGCATTGCCGTGGCGAGCCAGCCACCGCACCGCGATGCGGTGGTCGCGGTGCTGCTGGCGGCGTTGCTGATCGCCACACTCGGCAATTGGGCCGCCGAGAAAGGCCTGGCACGACTTGCGGCGCGCATTCTGCCGGTAGGCCGACTGCGACGCTCCCTGCTGGTGATCGCCATCGTGACCACCAACGTGCTGCTTGTCGCCATCGCCGGGCACTGGGCGTTCTACATGCTCGATCAGCGCGACTTGTGGCCGCAACAATCGCGCACGGCGGTGCGGGGCGTCGTGCAGTCGTTGATCTTCCTCGCGTTCGTGATTGGTCTCGGGCGAGCGCTGTTGTCGGCCGGCCGACCTTCGTGGCGGCTGCCGCCGATGTCCGAAGCCGCTGCGGCAAGGCTCGCCCCGCTTCCCTGGTTCGTTGCGGTAGTGGCTGCGCTGGTCTGGGCACCGGCGCGCATCAATGCGCTGGTCGACGCGAGCTTCGCGGCGGTGGTTGCCACGCACGTGCTCACAGCGCTCGGGCTCACCGCGTTGACCGCCATCGTGCTGCATCGCGTCAAGCCACTGAGCGCCGAAGCCGACCCAGACACCGGCAAGCCTGCCGAACGTCCGATGTGGGTCGGTTTGCTGCTCGCCGCCATCGCCGTGTTGACGGTCGCGATATGGGTGCTGGTCGCGCTTGGGTATGTGGCGCTGGCGAGCTTTCTGGCCACGCAGCTGACATGGGCCGGCATCGTGGCGATGGCCTTCTACGTGCTGTTCAAGTTCGTCGACGACCTGTTCATGGCGGTCGTCGCATCGAAGAGCAGCTTCGGTCAACGGCTGCAGAAGGCCTTCGACCTGCAGCCGCAAACGCTCGACCAAGCCGCGGTCGTGCTTTCCGGGCTGGGCCGCGTCGCCCTCTTCTTCTACATGCTGGTGTCGCTCATCACCCCACTGGGCACGAGCCCCGCCGAGGTGTTTCAGCGCAGCGGCACTTACGGCAACGGACTGAAGGTCGGTGAGTTCCAGCTGGTGCCGGGCGCCATCGTGAGCGCGATCACCGCGTTGCTCATCGGCTTTATCTTGCTGCGCGTGTTCAAGCGCTGGCTCGAAAACAGCTACCTGCCGGAGACCAGCCTCGAAGTCGGCATGCGCAGTTCGCTCACGACGCTGCTTGGCTACGTCGGGACGATCGTGGTGATCGCGTTTGCCTTGTCTGCGCTCGGCATCGGTGTGAATCGCATCGCCTGGGTCGCGAGCGCGCTGTCGGTCGGCATCGGCTTTGGGCTGCAGGCCATCGTGCAGAACTTTATTTCCGGCTTGATCCTGCTGGCGGAGCGGCCGGTCAAAGTAGGTGATTGGGTGGTGCTGGGCACGGCCGAAGGAGATGTGAAGCGAATCAACGTGCGTGCCACCGAAATCCAGCTGGGCGACCGGTCGACCTTGATCGTGCCCAACTCGGAATTCATCACCAAGACCGTCCGCAACATGACGCTGGCGAATGCAGAGGGCCGTGTCTTGATTCGTTTGCCGATGCCGTTGACCACCGATGCGCACCGGGCGCGCGATGTGATGCTGTCGGCCTGCAGTGCGCATCCGGGCGTGCTGCCGACCCCGGAACCATCGCTCATGCTGGATGGCATCGAAGGCGGGTTTTTGATCTTCCAGCTGATCGCCTATGTGCAGAACCCGAGGTTGGCGGGTGGTGTGCGGAGCGACCTGCTCTTCACGATCCTCGACGAGCTAAACAAGGCGCAATTGCCGCTGGCGGCCTATGCCGCTGCGCCAATGCCAGTCGCGCCGCCCGCCTCTGCATCGCAACCTGCCGAAGTTCCAGGCCCGGACCCGGGACCGCGCCCTGCGTGA
- the ugpQ gene encoding glycerophosphodiester phosphodiesterase: MTPWPYPRWVAHRGAGKLAPENTLAAIRVGAAHGYRMFECDAKLSADGVPFLMHDAALDRTTSGQGIGGKLPWSDLALLDAGSWHSRVFAGEPLATLASVARFCLANDYFLNIEIKPTPGNERETGEVVASHAARLWQDAAVPPLLTSFQVEALEGAAATQPDLPRGLLLDHLSEGWLDTARRLGCVAIVCDHALWDAATVAEARAAGMRTLSYTVNDDCAVQRLLTLGTDGIITDRIDLFSPAS; the protein is encoded by the coding sequence TTGACGCCGTGGCCTTATCCGCGCTGGGTCGCTCACCGCGGTGCGGGCAAGCTGGCGCCTGAAAACACGCTGGCTGCGATCCGCGTCGGCGCCGCGCACGGCTACCGCATGTTCGAGTGCGACGCCAAGCTGAGCGCCGACGGCGTGCCCTTCCTGATGCACGACGCCGCGCTCGATCGCACCACCAGCGGTCAGGGCATCGGCGGCAAATTGCCGTGGAGCGATCTGGCGCTGCTCGATGCCGGCAGCTGGCATTCACGCGTTTTCGCCGGCGAACCGCTTGCCACGCTCGCAAGCGTCGCTCGCTTTTGCCTGGCGAACGACTACTTCCTCAACATCGAGATCAAGCCGACGCCCGGCAACGAACGCGAGACGGGCGAGGTCGTGGCCTCGCATGCCGCGCGACTCTGGCAAGACGCTGCGGTACCGCCGCTGCTGACATCGTTTCAGGTCGAAGCTCTCGAAGGTGCAGCGGCCACTCAGCCCGATCTGCCACGCGGGTTGCTCCTCGACCACTTGAGCGAAGGCTGGCTCGACACCGCACGTCGCCTCGGCTGCGTTGCCATCGTCTGCGACCACGCGTTGTGGGACGCGGCGACGGTGGCCGAAGCCAGGGCGGCCGGCATGCGCACCCTGAGCTACACCGTGAACGACGACTGTGCCGTGCAGCGTCTGCTGACGCTGGGCACCGACGGCATCATCACCGACCGCATCGACCTCTTCAGTCCGGCATCGTGA
- the ugpC gene encoding sn-glycerol-3-phosphate ABC transporter ATP-binding protein UgpC, which produces MASLSLRNVIKRYGIGPKANQVIHGVSAEIADHEFIVIVGPSGCGKSTLLRMVAGLEEVSAGEIRIGDRVVNDLEPSERDIAMVFQNYALYPHMSVFDNMAYGLKIAKVPVPEIKTRVDKAAKILELGSLLQRKPRELSGGQRQRVAMGRAIVRQPQVFLFDEPLSNLDAKLRAQTRLEIQKLHRELGITSLFVTHDQVEAMTLAQRIIVMNGGVMDQFATPEEVYNRPATTFVASFIGSPPMNLLRHAPGVRSGHILGIRPEHMKLDENGWTVQVEQVELLGAERLVYGRIGDEQIIMRTDEGDHPPVAGDSVKIAARQDKLHWFDAGSGKRAD; this is translated from the coding sequence ATGGCTTCTCTTTCACTACGCAACGTCATCAAGCGCTACGGCATCGGGCCGAAGGCGAATCAGGTTATCCACGGCGTGAGCGCCGAGATTGCCGACCATGAATTCATCGTCATCGTCGGGCCTTCGGGCTGCGGCAAGTCGACGCTGCTGCGCATGGTCGCGGGGCTCGAAGAAGTTTCAGCGGGCGAAATCCGCATCGGGGACCGCGTGGTCAACGACCTCGAGCCGTCGGAGCGCGACATCGCGATGGTGTTCCAGAACTACGCGCTGTATCCGCACATGAGCGTGTTCGACAACATGGCCTACGGCCTGAAAATCGCCAAGGTGCCGGTGCCGGAGATCAAGACGCGTGTCGACAAGGCCGCCAAGATTCTCGAACTCGGCAGCCTGCTCCAACGCAAGCCGCGCGAGCTTTCCGGAGGCCAGCGGCAGCGCGTGGCGATGGGTCGCGCGATCGTGCGGCAACCGCAGGTGTTCTTGTTCGACGAACCGCTTTCCAACCTCGACGCCAAGCTGCGCGCTCAAACGCGTCTCGAGATCCAGAAGCTGCACCGCGAGCTCGGCATCACATCGCTCTTCGTCACGCACGACCAGGTCGAGGCAATGACGCTGGCCCAAAGGATCATCGTGATGAACGGTGGCGTGATGGACCAGTTCGCAACACCCGAAGAGGTCTACAACCGCCCTGCCACCACCTTCGTCGCGAGCTTCATCGGTTCGCCGCCGATGAACCTGCTGCGGCATGCACCGGGCGTCAGGTCGGGTCATATTCTGGGCATCCGGCCCGAGCACATGAAGCTCGACGAAAACGGCTGGACGGTGCAGGTCGAGCAAGTCGAGCTGCTGGGCGCCGAACGGCTGGTTTACGGCCGCATCGGCGACGAGCAAATCATCATGCGCACCGACGAGGGCGACCATCCACCGGTTGCCGGCGACAGCGTGAAGATCGCGGCGCGGCAAGACAAGCTGCACTGGTTCGATGCCGGCTCCGGAAAGCGCGCAGATTGA
- the ugpE gene encoding sn-glycerol-3-phosphate ABC transporter permease UgpE yields MVEKRGTHGILAHVVMILGVLVVAFPLYLAFVASTHTAQEIVQAPMPLLPGSHMWESYKAALFGRETSNGSNAPVAHMMWVSFVTAMVISIGKISISLLSAFAIVYFRFRFRKIVFWMIFVTLMLPVEVRILPTYQVLSNLHMLNTYAGLTVPLIASATATFLFRQFFMTVPDELTEASRMDGASPMRFFIDVLLPLSKTSIAALFVIQFIYGWNQYLWPLLATTGEDMYPVVVGIKLMMAGGDASNDWNVVMATAILAMLPPALVVVLMQKWFVKGLVDTEK; encoded by the coding sequence ATGGTCGAAAAACGCGGAACCCACGGCATCCTGGCGCACGTCGTCATGATTCTCGGCGTGCTGGTCGTCGCCTTCCCTCTGTATCTTGCCTTCGTCGCATCGACGCATACGGCACAGGAAATCGTTCAGGCCCCCATGCCGCTGCTGCCCGGAAGCCATATGTGGGAGAGCTACAAGGCCGCGCTCTTCGGCCGCGAAACCAGCAATGGATCGAACGCGCCGGTGGCCCACATGATGTGGGTCAGCTTCGTGACCGCGATGGTCATCTCGATCGGCAAGATCAGCATTTCCTTGCTGTCGGCCTTTGCCATCGTGTATTTCAGGTTCCGCTTCAGGAAGATCGTGTTCTGGATGATCTTCGTGACGCTGATGCTGCCGGTCGAGGTGCGCATCCTGCCCACCTACCAGGTGCTGTCGAACCTGCACATGCTCAATACCTACGCCGGCCTCACGGTCCCGCTGATCGCATCGGCCACCGCGACCTTCCTGTTTCGGCAATTCTTCATGACGGTGCCGGACGAGCTCACCGAAGCCTCCCGCATGGACGGCGCGAGCCCGATGCGCTTCTTCATTGACGTGCTGCTGCCGTTGTCGAAAACCTCGATTGCGGCGCTCTTCGTGATCCAGTTCATCTACGGCTGGAATCAGTACCTCTGGCCGCTGTTGGCGACCACGGGCGAAGACATGTACCCGGTGGTGGTCGGCATCAAGCTCATGATGGCCGGCGGCGACGCGTCCAACGACTGGAACGTGGTGATGGCGACCGCGATCCTCGCGATGCTGCCGCCCGCGCTGGTCGTGGTTTTGATGCAGAAGTGGTTCGTCAAGGGCCTCGTGGACACTGAAAAATAA
- the ugpA gene encoding sn-glycerol-3-phosphate ABC transporter permease UgpA has product MEKRVVFRSGWLPWLLILPQAVVILVFFFWPAAQAVFQSLQQQDAFGTSIEFVGFDNFRQLIADPSYAASFKTTAFFSVLVASIGISLALMLAVFADRIVRGGMFYKTMLILPYAVAPSVAAVLWVFMFSPSLGVVSYALGKFGIDWNHLLNSGQAMALIVMAAIWKQLSYNFLFFLAGLQSIPKSLIEAAAIDGAKPWRRFWTVQFPLLTPTTFFLLVINVVYAFFDTFAIVDAATHGGPGQDTSILVYKVYHDGFKAMDLGGSAAQSVVLMVIVVALTVVQFRYIEKKVNY; this is encoded by the coding sequence ATGGAAAAACGCGTCGTCTTTCGATCCGGCTGGCTGCCCTGGCTGTTGATCCTCCCGCAGGCGGTCGTCATCCTGGTGTTCTTCTTCTGGCCGGCCGCCCAAGCCGTTTTTCAGTCGTTGCAGCAACAGGATGCGTTCGGCACCTCGATCGAATTCGTAGGCTTCGACAACTTCAGGCAATTGATCGCCGACCCGAGCTATGCGGCGTCTTTCAAGACGACGGCTTTCTTCTCGGTACTGGTCGCCAGCATCGGCATTTCACTGGCACTCATGCTGGCCGTCTTCGCCGATCGCATCGTGCGTGGCGGCATGTTCTACAAGACGATGCTCATCCTGCCGTACGCGGTCGCACCATCGGTGGCCGCAGTGCTGTGGGTCTTCATGTTTTCGCCCTCGCTCGGCGTGGTGTCGTATGCGCTGGGCAAGTTCGGTATCGACTGGAACCATCTGCTCAATTCGGGCCAGGCCATGGCATTGATCGTGATGGCGGCCATCTGGAAGCAGCTGTCGTACAACTTTCTGTTTTTCCTGGCAGGCCTGCAGTCGATCCCGAAATCGTTGATCGAAGCCGCGGCCATCGACGGAGCCAAACCTTGGCGCCGCTTCTGGACGGTGCAGTTCCCCTTGCTGACGCCAACCACCTTCTTCCTGCTGGTCATCAACGTGGTCTATGCGTTTTTCGACACCTTTGCGATCGTCGATGCGGCCACGCACGGCGGTCCGGGCCAGGACACTTCGATCCTGGTCTACAAGGTCTATCACGATGGCTTCAAGGCGATGGACCTGGGTGGCTCGGCTGCGCAGTCCGTCGTGCTGATGGTGATCGTGGTGGCGTTGACGGTGGTGCAGTTCCGCTACATCGAAAAGAAAGTGAACTACTGA
- the ugpB gene encoding sn-glycerol-3-phosphate ABC transporter substrate-binding protein UgpB, producing MRFKTLAVVSALAATLFHTAQAQTEIQWWHSMTAVNNEWVNDLAKQFNESQKEYKIVPTFKGEYSESMTAAIAAFRAGNAPDILQVFEVGTATMMASKGAVIPVGKVMKDAGEKFDPSGYVPAVAGYYTAPNGQMLSFPFNSSTTIFYWNKDAFKAAGLPTDKAPSTWPEVVAAAAKLKASGHKCPFTTAWQNWTQLESFSAWHNVEFATKSNGLQGLDARLKVNSPLHQRHIENLANMAKQGLFIYKGRSSVPQASFTSGECAMIQTSSGFYGDVAKNAKFAYGLAPLPFYPDVPGAPQNTVIGGASLWVMSGKTPEKYKGIAKFFTFLSQPEVQSASHKRTGYLPITTAAYKLTEESGFYKEKPGTDVAVTQMIRKVTDKSRGVRLGNYLQIRTIEDEELEQVWNGKKTAKEALDEIVKRGDEQLERFQKANKS from the coding sequence ATGCGATTCAAGACGCTCGCCGTGGTTTCGGCGTTGGCCGCGACGCTGTTCCACACGGCGCAGGCCCAGACCGAGATCCAGTGGTGGCATTCGATGACCGCCGTCAACAACGAGTGGGTCAACGACCTGGCAAAGCAGTTCAACGAGAGCCAGAAGGAATACAAGATCGTCCCGACCTTCAAGGGCGAATATTCGGAGTCGATGACTGCCGCCATCGCAGCGTTTCGCGCGGGCAACGCGCCCGACATCCTGCAAGTGTTCGAAGTGGGCACCGCCACCATGATGGCCAGCAAGGGCGCCGTGATTCCAGTCGGCAAGGTCATGAAGGACGCGGGCGAAAAGTTCGATCCGAGCGGCTACGTGCCCGCGGTGGCTGGCTATTACACGGCACCGAACGGCCAGATGTTGAGCTTCCCCTTCAATAGCTCGACGACGATCTTCTACTGGAACAAGGACGCCTTCAAGGCCGCTGGCCTGCCGACCGACAAGGCACCGTCGACCTGGCCGGAAGTGGTCGCTGCCGCCGCCAAGCTCAAGGCCAGCGGTCACAAGTGCCCGTTCACCACAGCGTGGCAGAACTGGACGCAGCTCGAGAGCTTCTCGGCCTGGCACAACGTCGAGTTCGCGACCAAGAGCAACGGACTGCAGGGCCTGGACGCACGCCTGAAGGTCAACTCGCCGCTGCACCAGCGCCACATCGAGAACCTGGCCAACATGGCCAAGCAGGGCTTGTTTATCTACAAGGGCCGCAGCAGCGTGCCGCAAGCCTCGTTCACTTCAGGTGAATGCGCCATGATCCAGACGTCTTCCGGCTTCTACGGCGACGTCGCCAAGAACGCCAAGTTTGCCTATGGCCTGGCCCCACTGCCCTTTTACCCGGACGTTCCCGGCGCGCCGCAGAACACCGTGATCGGCGGCGCCAGCCTTTGGGTCATGTCGGGCAAGACGCCTGAAAAGTACAAAGGCATCGCTAAATTCTTCACTTTCCTGTCGCAGCCCGAAGTGCAGTCGGCCAGCCACAAGCGCACGGGCTATCTGCCCATCACGACGGCGGCCTACAAACTGACCGAGGAGTCGGGCTTCTACAAGGAAAAGCCGGGCACCGATGTCGCAGTGACCCAGATGATCCGCAAGGTGACCGACAAAAGCCGCGGCGTGCGGCTGGGCAACTACCTGCAGATTCGCACCATCGAGGACGAAGAACTCGAACAGGTCTGGAACGGCAAGAAGACGGCCAAGGAAGCGCTCGACGAAATCGTCAAGCGCGGCGACGAGCAACTGGAGCGTTTCCAGAAGGCAAACAAGAGCTAA
- the serA gene encoding phosphoglycerate dehydrogenase, whose product MSKTSLDKSKIKFLLLEGIHPSALEVIRGAGYTQIETLPKALQGEELKAKLADVHFLGIRSQSKLTADVLSAAPKLVAVGCFCIGTNQVDLNAARERGVAVFNAPYSNTRSVAELVLAEAILLLRGIPAKNALVHRGGWMKSAANSHEIRGKTLGIVGYGSIGTQLSVLAEGLGMHVTFYDVVSKLPLGNARQIPQLHDLLAQSDIVSLHVPELPSTKWMIGPAEIAAMKPGGILINAARGTVVDIDALAEGIKSQKLWGAAIDVFPVEPGSNNEEFQSPLRGLDNVILTPHVGGSTMEAQANIGGEVAEKLVKYSDNGTSVSSVNFPEVALPAHPGKHRLLHIHHNVPGVLSEINRIFSDNHINIASQFLQTNEKVGYVVTDIDAASSDLALEKLAQVPGTIRSRVLF is encoded by the coding sequence ATGAGCAAGACCTCTCTCGACAAAAGCAAAATCAAGTTTCTTCTGCTGGAGGGCATCCATCCTTCAGCGCTCGAAGTGATCCGCGGCGCTGGCTACACGCAGATCGAAACGCTGCCCAAGGCACTGCAGGGCGAAGAGCTGAAAGCCAAGCTGGCCGATGTTCATTTTTTGGGGATTCGGTCGCAGAGCAAGCTCACCGCCGACGTGCTGTCGGCGGCGCCCAAGCTGGTGGCGGTGGGGTGCTTTTGCATCGGCACCAATCAGGTCGATTTGAATGCTGCCCGCGAGCGCGGCGTGGCGGTGTTCAACGCGCCGTACTCCAACACTCGCTCGGTGGCTGAGCTGGTACTGGCTGAAGCCATTCTTTTGCTGCGCGGCATCCCCGCCAAAAACGCGCTGGTGCATCGCGGCGGGTGGATGAAGTCCGCCGCCAACTCGCATGAAATTCGCGGCAAGACGCTCGGCATCGTCGGTTATGGGTCGATCGGCACGCAGTTGTCGGTACTGGCCGAAGGGCTGGGCATGCACGTCACGTTCTATGACGTCGTGAGCAAGTTGCCGCTGGGCAATGCGCGTCAGATCCCGCAACTGCACGACCTGCTGGCGCAGAGCGATATTGTGAGCCTGCATGTCCCGGAGTTGCCGTCGACGAAATGGATGATCGGGCCAGCCGAGATCGCCGCGATGAAGCCGGGCGGCATTCTGATCAACGCGGCGCGTGGCACGGTGGTCGATATCGATGCGCTGGCCGAGGGCATCAAGAGCCAGAAACTCTGGGGCGCGGCCATCGATGTGTTCCCGGTCGAACCTGGCAGCAACAACGAAGAATTCCAGTCGCCGCTGCGAGGTCTGGACAACGTGATTTTGACGCCACACGTGGGCGGCTCGACGATGGAGGCGCAGGCCAACATCGGCGGTGAGGTGGCTGAAAAGCTGGTCAAGTACAGCGACAACGGCACCTCGGTTTCGTCGGTGAACTTTCCGGAAGTGGCGCTGCCGGCGCATCCGGGCAAGCATCGTCTGCTGCACATCCATCACAACGTGCCGGGCGTTCTGTCGGAGATCAACAGGATCTTTTCTGACAACCACATCAACATCGCGTCGCAGTTTCTGCAGACAAATGAAAAGGTCGGGTACGTGGTGACGGACATCGATGCGGCTTCTTCGGATCTGGCGTTGGAGAAGTTGGCGCAGGTGCCTGGGACGATTCGAAGCCGGGTGTTGTTTTAG